The following coding sequences are from one Culex quinquefasciatus strain JHB chromosome 1, VPISU_Cqui_1.0_pri_paternal, whole genome shotgun sequence window:
- the LOC6052736 gene encoding cadherin-related family member 1 isoform X2 yields MELTFSLNLTLFLLSIILLVACKQRATSYKFMKVRLKILLGLLLILLPTASCNRPPRFLIDGPPEIVLRLKEGSDTPVDSLIYRVKGYDPDGDPLTFGVRPSVDSGLIRLEQKSKIEANIYLSKELDREVKDEYKFVLTLSDGRLGDYTITQSLLLLVEDVNDNEPIFKPFTSAVEVSENSAPGVIVTVEATDRDEGAYGQVVYFLEELEGDNEVFTISTTYGKGIIRLVGSLDYERKSLYQLRILAKDRAIQGRVNTGTAALLVKVKDVEDQLPEFILVSSVTRIAEDAPVGTEVTAVKAIDGDRGVNNRIQYSIVENDGSPFSIDRQTGAIVTTAKLDREDTRNRMRAAYILEIVATEVSDVEPAPSVKTELTILITDVNDESPTFKSHKYELEINENAQQNTPVTFLSFGLNFVFDYDQGKNGTFDLYLEPGGGAFEISPSRAVNEATFILRVANPSLLDYEKNKTMNFKIHAREITDEGRHNVADIVVYIRDQNDNFPEYEKAQYECYLPENSVIGVILTQVQAVDIDSGRFGTEGIRYTHISGSMADLLSLHPVTGAITLKIQGDEALDRELIQKHYLTVEARDDFGKGNLKTVQVIVFILDSNDNFPVFLQNSYEARLMENKMSFETPLIIHAKDADQNGTRNSEVRYEIIEGQFKENFTIDYVNGELKPKTYVDFELLNSGIFNIRPIHLTVQASDLGTPSLSSKVSVIVYVQDVNDHPPQFTNLFYSRSIPEDLPGGSSVLSLNAIDMDGSSPNNFIVYRIQSGASDKFVISPDKGIISIATGATLDPDLTESKITEYALTVVALDGGIGEQQLRSYCKVNIAIIDKNNKVPYFLEPGTISIRENSPVGTYAYRLIAYDLDRNPMLRFYMDGNNSEARSEDGLLVKLSEYDYLAAFSLNSTDGLIRGPGDGLKKATEQLWQYGGVCL; encoded by the exons ATGGAATTAACATTTAGTCTTAATTTGACATTATTCTTACTGAGTATTATACTACTGGTTGCTTGCAAGCAACGGGCCACGTCTTACAAATTTATGAAAGTGCGATTGAAAATCTTACTTGGGTTGTTACTTATCTTGTTACCAACTGCTTCGTGCAACAGACCACCCCGTTTCTTGATAGATGGTCCTCCAGAGATAGTATTGCGGCTCAAAGAGGGATCGGATACGCCCGTAGATTCACTCATATACCGCGTCAAAGGATATGATCCCGACGGAGACCCGCTCACGTTTGGGGTTCGGCCTTCTGTAGATAGTGGTTTGATAAGGTTAgagcaaaaaagtaaaattgaaGCAAACATTTATTTGAGCAAGGAGCTTGACCGAGAGGTTAAAGACGAATATAAATTTGTTCTTACACTGAGCGACGGCCGACTAGGAGATTACACAATAACACAAAGCTTACTTTTGCTGGTCGAAGACGTAAATGATAATGAACCAATATTCAAGCCATTTACTTCAGCTGTTGAAGTCTCTGAAAATAGTGCTCCAGGAGTTATCGTCACGGTGGAGGCGACAGATCGCGACGAGGGAGCATATGGGCAAGTTGTATATTTTTTAGAAGAGCTGGAAGGAGATAACGAGGTGTTCACAATATCTACAACATATGGTAAAGGTATTATAAGATTGGTAGGGTCTTTGGATTATGAAAGGAAAAGTTTATATCAGCTGAGAATTCTCGCCAAGGACAGGGCTATTCAG GGAAGAGTCAACACTGGCACAGCAGCACTGCTTGTTAAGGTGAAAGATGTTGAAGACCAGCTACCGGAATTTATACTTGTCTCCTCCGTAACTCGCATTGCTGAAGATGCTCCTGTGGGAACAGAAGTGACTGCAG TCAAAGCTATCGATGGAGACAGAGGTGTTAATAATCGCATCCAGTACTCGATTGTTGAAAACGATGGATCTCCATTCAGTATTGATCGGCAGACCGGAGCCATAGTGACTACTGCAAAGCTAGATCGTGAAGACACCCGAAATCGCATGAGAGCGGCATATATTTTAGAAATCGTAGCCACTGAAGTTTCTGACGTAGAG cCTGCTCCATCAGTTAAAACCGAGTTGACTATATTGATAACTGATGTAAATGATGAGTCTCCCACATTCAAAAGCCACAAGTACGAATTGGAAATCAACGAAAATGCTCAACAAAATACGCCAGTTACATTTTTATCGTTTGGACTTAATTTTGTGTTTGACTATGATCAAGGAAAAAACGGTACATTTGATTTGTATCTAGAGCCTGGTGGTGGCGCGTTCGAAATTTCTCCAAGCAGGGCGGTGAATGAGGCAACGTTTATTCTACGAGTAGCGAATCCTAGTCTGTtggattatgaaaaaaataaaacgatgaattttaaaatccacGCACGAGAGATAACCGACGAGGGAAGGCATAATGTGGCAGATATTGTAGTTTATATTCGTGATCAAAACGACAATTTTCCAGAGTATGAAAAGGCCCAGTACGAATGTTATCTTCCCGAAAATAGTGTCATTGGTGTTATACTAACACAGGTGCAAGCTGTTGACATAGATTCGGGAAGATTTGGAACAGAAGGGATAAGATACACTCATATATCTGGAAGCATGGCAGATTTGCTGTCTTTACATCCGGTCACTGGGGCTATAACATTAAAAATTCAGGGTGACGAAGCACTAGATCGAGAGCTTATCCAGAAGCATTATCTCACCGTAGAAGCAAGAGATGATTTTGGAAAGGGAAATCTGAAAACCGTTCAAGTTATCGTGTTCATTTTGGATTCTAATGATAACTTTCCAGTATTTCTGCAAAATTCATATGAAGCCAGATTAATGGAAAATAAAATGTCGTTTGAAACACCTCTCATCATTCATGCTAAAGATGCTGACCAAAATGGTACCAGGAATAGCGAAGTAAGATATGAGATCATAGAAGGACAGTTCAAAGAAAATTTCACCATAGACTATGTAAATGGAGAACTAAAGCCTAAGACTTATGTAGATTTTGAACTACTTAATAGTGGAATATTCAACATTCGTCCAATTCATCTTACTGTTCAAGCTTCAGATCTTGGGACTCCTTCACTGAGCTCGAAAGTGTCAGTTATCGTTTATGTCCAGGATGTAAACGATCATCCTCCTCAGTTTACGAATTTATTCTACAGTCGATCGATTCCTGAAGATCTACCAGGCGGCAGCTCTGTCCTGTCACTGAATGCTATCGACATGGATGGATCATCTCCGAATAATTTTATAGTTTACCGTATTCAAAGTGGAGCTAGCGACAAGTTTGTCATCAGCCCTGACAAAGGGATAATTTCGATAGCTACCGGGGCAACACTTGACCCAGATTTGACTGAGTCTAAAATTACAGAGTATGCACTAACAGTGGTTGCCCTGGATGGTGGAATTGGCGAACAACAACTTCGGAGTTATTGCAAAGTTAACATAGCAATCatcgacaaaaacaacaaagtGCCATACTTTCTAGAGCCAGGAACCATATCCATCAGGGAAAATTCACCAGTTGGCACTTATGCGTACCGTTTAATTGCTTACGACTTGGATAGAAACCCCATGTTACGCTTCTATATGGACGGTAACAATTCAGAAGCTAGGTCTGAGGATGGATTACTGGTTAAGCTTAGCGAATATGACTACCTTGCAGCGTTCTCATTAAATTCAACAGATGGTCTTATCCGG ggccccggcgatggcctgaaAAAAGCTACCGAACAACTTTGGCAATATGGCGgcgtttgtttataa
- the LOC6052736 gene encoding cadherin-related family member 1 isoform X3 gives MELTFSLNLTLFLLSIILLVACKQRATSYKFMKVRLKILLGLLLILLPTASCNRPPRFLIDGPPEIVLRLKEGSDTPVDSLIYRVKGYDPDGDPLTFGVRPSVDSGLIRLEQKSKIEANIYLSKELDREVKDEYKFVLTLSDGRLGDYTITQSLLLLVEDVNDNEPIFKPFTSAVEVSENSAPGVIVTVEATDRDEGAYGQVVYFLEELEGDNEVFTISTTYGKGIIRLVGSLDYERKSLYQLRILAKDRAIQGRVNTGTAALLVKVKDVEDQLPEFILVSSVTRIAEDAPVGTEVTSKLSMETEVLIIASSTRLLKTMDLHSVLIGRPEP, from the exons ATGGAATTAACATTTAGTCTTAATTTGACATTATTCTTACTGAGTATTATACTACTGGTTGCTTGCAAGCAACGGGCCACGTCTTACAAATTTATGAAAGTGCGATTGAAAATCTTACTTGGGTTGTTACTTATCTTGTTACCAACTGCTTCGTGCAACAGACCACCCCGTTTCTTGATAGATGGTCCTCCAGAGATAGTATTGCGGCTCAAAGAGGGATCGGATACGCCCGTAGATTCACTCATATACCGCGTCAAAGGATATGATCCCGACGGAGACCCGCTCACGTTTGGGGTTCGGCCTTCTGTAGATAGTGGTTTGATAAGGTTAgagcaaaaaagtaaaattgaaGCAAACATTTATTTGAGCAAGGAGCTTGACCGAGAGGTTAAAGACGAATATAAATTTGTTCTTACACTGAGCGACGGCCGACTAGGAGATTACACAATAACACAAAGCTTACTTTTGCTGGTCGAAGACGTAAATGATAATGAACCAATATTCAAGCCATTTACTTCAGCTGTTGAAGTCTCTGAAAATAGTGCTCCAGGAGTTATCGTCACGGTGGAGGCGACAGATCGCGACGAGGGAGCATATGGGCAAGTTGTATATTTTTTAGAAGAGCTGGAAGGAGATAACGAGGTGTTCACAATATCTACAACATATGGTAAAGGTATTATAAGATTGGTAGGGTCTTTGGATTATGAAAGGAAAAGTTTATATCAGCTGAGAATTCTCGCCAAGGACAGGGCTATTCAG GGAAGAGTCAACACTGGCACAGCAGCACTGCTTGTTAAGGTGAAAGATGTTGAAGACCAGCTACCGGAATTTATACTTGTCTCCTCCGTAACTCGCATTGCTGAAGATGCTCCTGTGGGAACAGAAGTGACT TCAAAGCTATCGATGGAGACAGAGGTGTTAATAATCGCATCCAGTACTCGATTGTTGAAAACGATGGATCTCCATTCAGTATTGATCGGCAGACCGGAGCCATAG